Proteins encoded by one window of Ignavibacteriota bacterium:
- a CDS encoding T9SS type A sorting domain-containing protein, whose translation MKNLTITRLVLMALILVLSTITALAGDLTVNIYDSQGNALSGAKYKVFKGPNYVGEYNAGATISLETGKSHTLFAHYNGTSTRREIFTSLEDGNTFEFKTTSVKFHFSGGYLNFRTSGSWTSFGKTDGEWNDRELFPFDFYGNLMQIQTGYAWNDVRNYVFDINYEGKTSIEKTIAILKVDANDGSALSGVSFRGGTTNPTQWHVAGSTNSNGLLMDLRDGKPSSLAYEANINNSSAIQGPKNPASDSYYLFKTNLVTLKLETCDGQALSGGNPRYGKGSNYSTSWFPGGVTNNDGVTQAEMFPGVFSFEMHYQATAQTKLNVGIPNSNTTLTWKTTKVTLNWANSISYGGNGDSKFFNKPSMELLPGTYNFNFRTPGNNYMPITIEEVCSQTTSAFAVKLVDSDGQGLEGGIAQYYDNSWKNAGTTNTNGLVFLNVDGDKGNLKFRMRWEGATQEFWQNIKTNPVAQFQTTNTTFKLLSSTNTELEGGAKFYSNAWYNFGSGSTTSSMQLLPVNHKFRVTYNGATLEKWQNVGTDNQVIFNTVLVSFNAKTSTDESLSGAAKYYSNAWYDFGGGTTPETLELLPVNHKFRFTLNGATLEKWQNVGNDPNVLFTTVPVTFKLLSSTNTELIGGAKFYSNAWYDFGSGSTTTSMELLPVNHKFRITYDGATQEKWQDVGNDNEVVFNTELVTIRLATKSTDNGINGGVVKYYTNSWKDLGTTGDGDWESGNTKVEMLPVNHKFRMTYDGQNNEKWHNIASAGNLVKFEAVNPIVTVKLLDSEGNGLEGGDVKYYAGSWKDFGTTDNDGVAQKNYFLEGNYKWRMTYKGGVQEFWHKIVDADENTHIVTFQTQEVTVELKNSSNAAITDQLGTVMYYAGSWKTFGTGTLDANGKATEELLPLNYKFRMSYSGGVEEKWQNTASANTLVTFATQLVNVNLVNSSNNAITDELGAVMYYAGSWRTFGSGTLDASGNANMELLPLNYKFRMNYKGGVEEKWQNTAGGNSDVLFQTANVIVKLENCKDGGISDGDVKYYAGSWRTFGSGTTDASGLTSMELLPLNYKFRMTYNGRSVEKWHNVASAGSNVDFEITKVKFASGLAVKYYTNTWRDYSDPFVYLLPGNYNVRFGSTQKTLTIEGCEMGTGYITLLDHTGAGLAGATVNIKPAKGGSWLTAFNATTDANGQILFNIDPGFTKISLSYNQGGIEQNLSQLAASNYTWQTALLRIKLTDCNGNYILESPGGKVDQGGGTWVHHGYTGTNGYYDVQLFPRDNAYKFRMTLNDRSMEKFPVVSAGTNELLYEAVNVTLNYPGSIVFVPAGGWKTFDKPSMWLLPGNYQFKFDGIVTFLDIEGCEFNKKAAFVKLVNSNNQPIEGAEVSYRYGWGAYSSMLNTNSSGISAYLVDNSANSVKFKVTYKGASVEKEQNISTNPLVMFNTVNVTAVLKDSDNGNLTADNWQYRYGWGSYSSLNNSGEEILPVAVKVKVSYKGADVEKEQNVGNNSQFDFATVNVTAVLKDSDNGNLTADNWQYRYGWGSYSSLNNSGEEILPVAVKVKVSYKGADVEKEQNVGNNSQFDFATVNVTANLNDSEGDALTADNWQYRYGWGSYSSLNNSGEEILPVAVKVKVSYKGADVEKEQNVGNNCQFDFATVNVTAELQDSQSGNLTADSWQYRYGWGSYSALNNSGEELLPVNVKVKVNYNSMSKEKEQNVGSTPNYTFTWDGNNLNKQIVGTDNVWSGSNHYPNPVTDNATINYSISEATNVRIYITDMFGNMISELTNEFKAAGEYQIQWNVNNSSGSPVSSGTYIYVIETGSDILHGKMQVVK comes from the coding sequence ATGAAAAACCTTACAATAACAAGGTTAGTATTAATGGCTCTGATTCTGGTACTTAGTACCATAACAGCCTTAGCAGGCGACCTGACAGTCAATATTTATGATAGTCAAGGAAATGCATTAAGCGGTGCTAAATACAAAGTATTCAAAGGACCAAACTATGTCGGTGAGTACAATGCAGGTGCAACAATAAGTTTGGAAACCGGTAAATCACATACACTATTTGCACACTACAATGGGACTAGTACAAGACGCGAAATATTTACATCTTTAGAAGATGGAAATACATTTGAATTTAAAACAACAAGCGTAAAATTTCATTTTTCTGGTGGTTATTTAAACTTCAGGACTTCGGGTAGTTGGACAAGCTTCGGTAAAACTGATGGTGAATGGAATGATAGAGAATTATTCCCATTTGACTTTTATGGTAATCTGATGCAGATACAAACCGGATATGCTTGGAATGATGTCAGGAATTATGTTTTTGATATAAACTATGAAGGCAAAACAAGCATAGAGAAAACTATTGCTATTTTGAAAGTTGATGCAAATGATGGTTCCGCACTTTCGGGTGTATCCTTCAGAGGTGGAACTACCAATCCGACACAATGGCACGTAGCAGGAAGTACAAACTCTAACGGTTTATTGATGGATTTGAGAGATGGCAAGCCAAGCTCTCTTGCTTATGAAGCAAATATCAACAATTCTTCAGCTATTCAAGGACCAAAAAATCCGGCAAGTGATTCTTATTACCTATTTAAAACTAATTTAGTAACTCTCAAACTTGAAACTTGCGACGGACAAGCATTAAGTGGTGGAAATCCAAGATACGGTAAAGGTTCTAACTATTCTACTTCATGGTTCCCGGGTGGTGTTACAAATAATGATGGAGTAACACAAGCAGAAATGTTCCCAGGTGTATTTTCATTTGAAATGCATTATCAAGCAACTGCACAAACTAAATTGAACGTGGGAATTCCTAATTCTAACACAACATTGACTTGGAAAACTACAAAAGTGACTTTAAATTGGGCTAACTCAATTTCTTACGGTGGAAATGGCGATAGTAAGTTTTTTAACAAACCAAGTATGGAGCTATTGCCCGGAACATATAATTTTAACTTTAGAACTCCCGGTAATAATTATATGCCTATCACTATTGAAGAAGTTTGTAGCCAAACAACGTCAGCATTCGCAGTAAAATTAGTTGATAGCGATGGACAAGGCTTAGAAGGCGGTATTGCTCAGTATTATGATAATTCATGGAAAAATGCCGGAACTACTAACACAAATGGTTTGGTGTTCCTAAATGTGGATGGCGATAAAGGTAACCTGAAGTTTAGAATGAGATGGGAAGGTGCTACTCAGGAATTCTGGCAGAATATTAAAACTAATCCTGTTGCTCAATTCCAAACAACTAATACCACTTTCAAATTGTTATCTTCCACAAATACTGAACTCGAAGGTGGAGCTAAATTCTATTCTAATGCATGGTACAATTTTGGTTCAGGTTCTACAACAAGTTCTATGCAATTACTTCCTGTAAATCATAAGTTCAGAGTTACTTACAATGGTGCAACTCTTGAAAAATGGCAGAATGTTGGTACTGATAATCAAGTAATTTTCAACACTGTACTCGTGTCTTTCAACGCAAAAACTTCCACAGATGAATCTTTAAGCGGAGCTGCAAAATATTATTCAAATGCGTGGTACGACTTCGGTGGCGGTACAACACCTGAAACGCTTGAATTGTTACCTGTTAATCACAAATTCAGATTTACATTAAATGGTGCAACTCTTGAAAAATGGCAAAATGTTGGTAATGACCCTAATGTTTTGTTCACAACAGTTCCCGTTACTTTCAAATTGTTATCTTCCACAAATACTGAACTCATAGGTGGAGCTAAGTTCTATTCAAACGCTTGGTATGATTTCGGAAGTGGCTCAACCACAACATCAATGGAATTACTTCCTGTTAATCACAAATTCCGAATTACTTATGATGGTGCTACTCAAGAAAAATGGCAAGATGTTGGTAATGATAATGAAGTTGTTTTCAATACAGAATTAGTTACAATTAGACTTGCAACAAAGTCAACCGATAATGGAATTAATGGTGGAGTAGTTAAGTATTATACTAATAGCTGGAAGGATTTAGGAACTACTGGTGATGGAGATTGGGAATCAGGCAATACAAAAGTAGAAATGCTTCCTGTCAATCACAAATTCCGTATGACTTATGATGGGCAGAATAATGAAAAATGGCATAATATTGCTTCTGCTGGTAATTTAGTGAAGTTTGAAGCTGTTAATCCTATAGTAACAGTTAAATTGCTTGACAGTGAAGGAAATGGTCTTGAAGGCGGTGATGTTAAATACTATGCAGGAAGTTGGAAAGACTTTGGCACAACTGATAATGATGGTGTTGCTCAAAAAAATTACTTTTTAGAAGGTAATTACAAGTGGAGAATGACTTACAAAGGTGGAGTTCAGGAGTTTTGGCATAAAATAGTTGATGCTGATGAAAATACACACATTGTGACTTTCCAAACTCAGGAAGTTACTGTAGAGCTCAAAAATAGCTCAAATGCTGCTATTACTGATCAGCTGGGTACTGTTATGTATTATGCAGGTAGCTGGAAAACATTTGGCACCGGTACTCTTGATGCAAATGGTAAAGCAACGGAAGAATTGCTACCACTGAACTATAAATTCCGTATGTCTTACTCGGGTGGTGTTGAAGAAAAATGGCAAAATACTGCATCAGCAAACACTTTAGTAACATTCGCAACTCAACTTGTTAATGTTAATTTGGTTAATAGTAGTAATAATGCTATTACTGATGAGTTGGGTGCAGTCATGTATTATGCCGGCTCATGGAGAACATTTGGTTCAGGCACTCTTGATGCATCAGGTAATGCAAATATGGAATTATTGCCATTAAACTACAAATTCCGAATGAATTACAAAGGTGGAGTTGAAGAGAAATGGCAAAATACTGCAGGTGGAAATTCTGATGTGTTATTCCAAACTGCAAATGTCATTGTGAAATTAGAGAATTGTAAAGATGGCGGAATTTCTGATGGTGATGTTAAGTATTATGCAGGTTCTTGGAGAACTTTCGGAAGTGGTACTACAGATGCATCAGGACTTACTTCGATGGAACTTTTGCCACTTAACTACAAATTCCGTATGACTTATAATGGAAGATCTGTTGAAAAATGGCACAACGTTGCATCAGCCGGTAGCAATGTTGATTTTGAAATAACAAAGGTAAAATTTGCTTCAGGTCTCGCTGTTAAATATTATACAAATACTTGGCGTGACTATTCTGACCCATTCGTATATTTACTACCCGGTAATTACAATGTAAGATTTGGTTCAACTCAGAAAACTCTTACTATTGAAGGATGTGAAATGGGTACCGGATATATAACTTTACTAGACCATACTGGTGCAGGACTTGCTGGTGCTACTGTTAACATAAAACCAGCCAAGGGTGGTTCATGGTTGACAGCTTTCAATGCAACTACCGATGCAAACGGACAAATATTATTCAATATTGACCCCGGATTTACTAAAATATCCCTATCTTACAATCAAGGTGGAATCGAACAGAACTTATCTCAACTTGCTGCATCCAATTACACTTGGCAAACAGCATTGCTTAGAATTAAACTGACTGATTGTAATGGCAATTATATTCTCGAATCTCCTGGTGGAAAAGTTGACCAAGGTGGCGGAACTTGGGTTCATCATGGTTATACTGGTACAAATGGTTATTATGATGTTCAGTTATTCCCACGCGACAATGCATACAAATTCAGAATGACATTAAATGACAGATCAATGGAAAAATTCCCTGTTGTTAGTGCTGGAACAAACGAACTTTTATATGAAGCCGTAAATGTCACACTCAACTATCCTGGTTCTATTGTATTTGTTCCGGCAGGTGGCTGGAAAACATTCGATAAACCATCTATGTGGTTACTTCCGGGTAATTACCAATTCAAATTTGATGGAATCGTAACATTCTTAGATATAGAGGGCTGCGAATTCAACAAGAAAGCTGCTTTTGTGAAATTGGTAAACAGCAACAATCAACCAATCGAAGGTGCTGAAGTATCTTACAGATACGGCTGGGGTGCTTACTCTTCAATGTTAAACACTAATTCTTCCGGAATTTCAGCTTATTTGGTTGATAATTCTGCTAACTCAGTTAAATTTAAAGTAACCTATAAAGGGGCTTCTGTTGAAAAAGAACAGAATATTTCAACAAATCCTTTAGTTATGTTTAATACTGTAAATGTAACTGCAGTACTTAAAGATTCTGATAATGGTAACTTAACAGCAGACAACTGGCAATACAGATATGGTTGGGGTTCATATTCATCATTGAATAATAGTGGCGAAGAAATACTTCCTGTAGCTGTAAAAGTTAAAGTATCTTATAAAGGTGCTGATGTAGAAAAAGAACAAAATGTAGGAAACAATAGTCAGTTCGACTTTGCTACTGTAAATGTAACTGCAGTACTTAAAGATTCTGATAATGGTAACTTAACAGCAGACAACTGGCAATACAGATATGGTTGGGGTTCATATTCATCATTGAATAATAGTGGCGAAGAAATACTTCCTGTAGCTGTAAAAGTGAAAGTATCTTATAAAGGTGCTGATGTAGAAAAAGAACAAAATGTAGGAAACAATAGTCAGTTCGACTTTGCTACTGTAAATGTAACTGCTAACTTAAATGATTCAGAAGGTGATGCTCTAACAGCAGACAACTGGCAATACAGATATGGTTGGGGTTCATATTCATCATTAAATAATAGTGGCGAAGAAATACTTCCTGTAGCTGTAAAAGTTAAAGTATCTTACAAAGGTGCTGATGTAGAAAAAGAACAAAATGTAGGAAACAATTGTCAGTTCGACTTTGCTACTGTAAATGTAACTGCTGAACTTCAAGATTCACAAAGTGGTAACCTTACTGCAGACAGTTGGCAATATCGTTATGGTTGGGGTTCATACTCCGCATTAAATAACAGCGGTGAAGAGTTATTGCCTGTAAACGTTAAAGTTAAAGTTAATTACAATTCCATGTCTAAGGAAAAAGAACAGAATGTTGGTTCAACACCTAACTATACTTTCACTTGGGATGGTAATAACCTTAATAAGCAAATTGTTGGTACTGACAATGTTTGGTCTGGTTCAAACCACTATCCAAATCCTGTTACTGATAATGCGACTATTAACTATTCAATTAGCGAAGCTACAAATGTGAGAATTTATATCACTGATATGTTCGGTAATATGATTTCAGAACTTACTAATGAATTTAAAGCCGCCGGCGAATACCAAATTCAATGGAATGTCAATAATTCAAGTGGTTCTCCAGTCTCTTCCGGAACTTACATATACGTAATTGAAACCGGCAGCGACATTCTTCATGGTAAGATGCAAGTTGTAAAATAA